From Desulfuromonas soudanensis, the proteins below share one genomic window:
- a CDS encoding PP2C family protein-serine/threonine phosphatase encodes MKHKCQCGLDIDLATHVQQLLFPKGSPLCSWCCIGIKNRMASGLGGDYFDFITTADGCQAIFLGDVTGHGLHASVVMSLLYGYIHHSARELCTPLELVRQVNDFLQTFATRSRVFDHYFSSTLFCGVIHPETLEMSYVNAGHPAPLVRRGEAIHSLATTAPPVGFFDDPDISLGTFRFEKEDRFLLYTDGITEASDGAGILFGRSRLEEVLLHKNGDHLHFLDQLFASLRSFGAPESPTDDCTAIVLDFHPFPL; translated from the coding sequence ATGAAGCATAAGTGCCAATGCGGTCTCGACATCGACCTGGCCACCCATGTCCAGCAGCTCCTCTTTCCCAAGGGATCGCCGCTCTGCAGCTGGTGCTGCATCGGTATCAAGAACCGCATGGCCTCGGGGCTGGGAGGGGACTACTTCGACTTCATCACCACCGCCGACGGCTGCCAGGCGATCTTCCTCGGCGACGTGACCGGACACGGCCTGCATGCCAGCGTCGTCATGTCCCTTCTCTACGGCTACATTCACCATTCGGCCCGGGAGCTCTGCACCCCGCTGGAGCTGGTGCGGCAGGTGAACGACTTCCTGCAGACCTTTGCCACCCGTTCCCGGGTCTTCGACCACTACTTCTCCTCGACCCTCTTCTGCGGAGTCATCCACCCCGAAACCCTGGAGATGTCCTACGTCAACGCCGGGCATCCGGCGCCCCTGGTGCGCCGGGGGGAGGCGATTCACAGCCTGGCAACCACGGCCCCTCCCGTGGGATTTTTCGACGACCCGGACATCTCCCTCGGGACCTTCCGCTTCGAGAAGGAGGATCGGTTTCTCCTCTATACCGACGGCATCACCGAAGCATCGGACGGCGCCGGCATCCTCTTCGGCCGCTCCCGCCTCGAAGAGGTCCTTCTCCACAAAAACGGCGACCATCTGCACTTTCTCGACCAGCTCTTTGCCTCCCTGCGCTCCTTCGGCGCTCCGGAGTCGCCGACGGATGACTGCACCGCCATCGTCCTCGATTTTCACCCCTTCCCCCTCTGA
- a CDS encoding glutathione S-transferase family protein, with protein sequence MLEYLDEVTPPSLHPSDPLQKALNRAWIEFTSELFVDLYRMALAGDREAFEENLAAARKKLQRLETQLAEGPFFNGAGFSLVDAAIAPAFYRISLMDGILPLSLFDHLPKVQRWSSALLDRESVRASVVPEFRDLFREYLAADGGYLGSRIGS encoded by the coding sequence ATTCTCGAGTACCTCGACGAGGTCACGCCCCCCTCCTTGCATCCCTCCGATCCCCTGCAAAAGGCCCTCAACCGGGCCTGGATCGAATTTACTTCCGAGCTCTTCGTCGATCTGTACCGGATGGCGCTGGCCGGGGACCGCGAAGCCTTCGAGGAGAATCTGGCCGCCGCCCGGAAAAAGCTCCAGCGCCTCGAGACTCAGCTCGCCGAGGGGCCCTTTTTCAACGGCGCTGGCTTTTCTCTCGTTGACGCCGCCATCGCCCCGGCTTTTTACCGTATCTCCCTGATGGACGGAATCCTCCCCCTCTCTCTTTTCGACCATCTCCCCAAGGTGCAGCGGTGGAGCAGCGCCCTCCTCGATCGGGAGTCGGTGCGCGCTTCGGTGGTGCCCGAGTTTCGCGATCTGTTCCGGGAGTATCTTGCCGCTGATGGAGGCTATCTGGGGAGCAGGATCGGCTCTTAA
- a CDS encoding PilZ domain-containing protein produces MLFDRTDEAPEKRRIALRIDGRGLQAVLGAILREWRYEVVVDGPCELILADEGAGTPAGDGPVLRLGTPGPLSFPLSLEALWQALESRFHLRPRRHLRITLPQDIEVRQGRLRQVSSLVSLSPRGGRFAYPREVARGEEVELRLPIGEADLTLGARVIYAVPLGEWQSGPDYNVGVVFDRQEEKQKTLQAFIARSYLERVRLAVDEDLFCAGAVFFQTPGEGNREG; encoded by the coding sequence ATGCTCTTCGACAGGACCGACGAAGCTCCGGAGAAACGAAGGATTGCCCTGCGGATCGACGGCCGCGGACTGCAGGCGGTCCTCGGCGCAATCCTCCGGGAATGGCGTTATGAGGTGGTGGTCGACGGTCCCTGCGAACTGATCCTGGCCGACGAAGGCGCCGGCACGCCCGCCGGGGACGGGCCGGTGCTCCGTCTCGGCACGCCCGGACCCCTCTCCTTTCCCCTGTCGCTGGAGGCTCTCTGGCAGGCGCTGGAATCCCGATTTCATCTCCGTCCCCGGCGTCATCTGCGCATCACCCTTCCGCAGGATATCGAGGTGCGGCAGGGACGCCTTCGCCAGGTCTCTTCCCTGGTCAGCCTGTCACCGAGGGGGGGGAGATTCGCGTATCCCCGGGAAGTGGCGCGGGGGGAGGAGGTGGAGCTGCGGCTGCCGATCGGGGAAGCTGACCTGACCCTCGGGGCGAGGGTGATCTACGCCGTCCCCCTGGGGGAATGGCAGAGCGGACCGGATTATAATGTGGGGGTCGTCTTTGACCGGCAGGAGGAGAAACAGAAGACCTTGCAGGCCTTTATCGCCCGGAGTTATCTGGAGAGGGTGCGCCTCGCCGTCGATGAGGATCTTTTTTGCGCAGGGGCGGTCTTTTTTCAGACCCCGGGGGAAGGAAATCGGGAGGGATGA
- a CDS encoding DUF3187 family protein — protein MPTARLLWALLIAFVLLPPPGAADAELLAPFSLSNQSPLIQIFGLPGAAESTVLAPGKTAAALRLFLASNNTGSSDNSESLLFDGETSRLTLEVRHGIGNDFEVGVEIPWVMHRKGFLDRFIVDWHDTFNLPQGGRDERPVDRLAYRYSRDGVELVNVDESTEGFGDLRLTAAWQLSRREEPSGARSALALHSSLKLPTGDSDRLLGSGSTDLALWLSAENSWRASLGRGSLYGAAGMMLLSDGRVLPGQQRNLAGFATLGSGWAPWERLALKVQLDGHTPFYGGSDLDELASPTAQLTLGGTLGLWPEGWLDLGVGEDLAVRTSPDVVFHLALRTAF, from the coding sequence ATGCCGACTGCGCGTCTTCTTTGGGCCTTGCTGATCGCCTTCGTGCTCCTTCCCCCCCCCGGCGCCGCCGACGCCGAGCTGCTGGCCCCCTTTTCCCTCAGCAACCAGAGCCCGCTGATTCAGATCTTCGGCCTCCCCGGGGCGGCAGAATCCACCGTCCTGGCACCGGGGAAAACCGCCGCCGCCCTGCGTCTCTTTCTGGCGAGCAACAACACCGGCAGCAGCGACAACTCCGAGAGCCTCCTCTTCGACGGCGAAACCAGCCGCCTCACCCTGGAAGTGCGGCACGGGATCGGCAATGACTTCGAAGTCGGGGTCGAGATCCCCTGGGTGATGCACCGCAAGGGATTTCTCGACCGCTTCATCGTCGACTGGCACGACACCTTCAATCTTCCCCAGGGGGGTCGGGACGAAAGACCTGTCGACCGTCTCGCCTACCGCTACAGCCGCGACGGCGTGGAACTCGTCAACGTCGACGAATCCACGGAAGGTTTCGGCGACCTGCGCCTGACCGCCGCCTGGCAGCTCTCGCGCCGGGAGGAGCCTTCAGGAGCCCGCAGTGCCCTGGCTCTGCACTCCTCGCTCAAACTCCCCACCGGCGACAGCGACCGCCTCCTCGGCAGCGGCAGCACCGATCTCGCCCTGTGGCTCTCCGCCGAAAATTCCTGGCGCGCCTCCCTCGGCCGCGGCAGCCTCTACGGCGCCGCCGGAATGATGCTCCTCTCCGACGGCCGGGTCCTCCCCGGCCAGCAGCGCAATCTGGCCGGCTTCGCCACCCTCGGCAGCGGCTGGGCCCCCTGGGAGCGGCTGGCTCTCAAGGTGCAACTCGACGGTCACACCCCCTTTTACGGGGGGAGCGACCTCGATGAGCTGGCGTCGCCGACGGCGCAGCTGACCCTCGGCGGCACCCTCGGGCTGTGGCCGGAAGGATGGCTCGACCTCGGAGTCGGCGAGGACCTGGCCGTCAGAACCTCGCCGGATGTCGTTTTTCACCTGGCCCTGCGCACCGCTTTTTAG
- a CDS encoding DUF488 domain-containing protein, translated as MQIFLKRAYEDPGPQDGLRVLVDRLWPRGVSKQEAAIDLWLKEIAPSSELRRSFAHDPARWEDFRKGYFAELDGRPDLVEILREKSAAGPLTLVFAARDEERNNAVALKEYLENQGSAGRWGDGRS; from the coding sequence GTGCAGATTTTCCTGAAACGAGCCTACGAAGATCCCGGACCGCAGGACGGCCTGAGGGTTCTGGTCGACAGACTCTGGCCGCGAGGGGTGAGCAAACAGGAGGCGGCCATCGACCTCTGGCTCAAGGAGATTGCTCCCAGCAGCGAACTGCGAAGGAGCTTCGCCCACGACCCGGCGCGGTGGGAGGATTTCCGAAAGGGCTATTTCGCCGAACTCGACGGGCGCCCCGATCTCGTGGAGATCCTGCGGGAAAAGAGTGCCGCCGGACCCCTGACCCTGGTCTTCGCCGCCCGGGACGAGGAGAGGAACAACGCCGTCGCCCTCAAGGAATATCTGGAAAATCAGGGGTCTGCGGGACGATGGGGGGACGGCCGTTCCTAA
- a CDS encoding malto-oligosyltrehalose synthase has product MPDTPFDEPRIPVATYRVQFHGEFGFSDARQIVPYLRELGISDLYASPCFRAKKGSRHGYDIVDPNALNPEVGSEEEFEALIAELRRCGMGLILDIVPNHMGIESPENLWWMDLLENGSSSPHADFFDVDWEPVKKELKNKVLSPILGDQYGAVLERGELVLAFEEGAFSLRYYDHRLPIRTKSSSAILTCRLEELEAALSADHPDYQELLSIDTALRNLPPPTEDDPKRIAERFREKEVVRRRLGALYGKSPEIRRFIDENIALFNGEPGDAESFDHLDELLRRQVYRLSHWRVATEEINYRRFFDINGLAALRVENPQVFAETHRLIFRLIREGKVTGLRVDHLDGLYDPADYLGQLQRGCYLQRGLAVLENAAGKSLSGAAEEEGTARLLRDWTERIGREPAFKPFYLIGEKILLKGEKLPEEWPVFNTTGYEFANLVNGLFVETGNARAFDALYERFIRSAMNFPDIAYEKKKLVMQATMSGEINTLGHRLNAISEVNRHTRDFTLNSLIKALVEVIAFFPVYRTYTGADGVADRDRRYVEFAIARAKRKNPATDPSVFDFVRKVLLLDLYAGAPERQRGEWLDFVRRFQQLSGPVTAKGVEDTAFYVYNRLVSLNEVGGSPERFGLPLEAFHGQNIERGRSHPQALLATSTHDTKRGEDVRGRINVLSEIPEAFRDALARWRRLNKKKKTLVDGQPAPDPNEEYLLYQTLVGTWPTAPATAEEFFAFRQRIRDYMRKAVREAKVNSSWIRPNEAYEEALLSFVDLLLQDHPGNLFLADLGAFQVLTSRCGMFNALSQTLLKMTAPGLPDFYQGSELWDLSLVDPDNRRPVDFALRRRHLEELGKREKEEGLLRLARELGETMGDGRIKLFLIRQALGLRRARRRLFEEGSYLPLEVRGERSDHVCAFARREGEREVIVVAPRLFTRLLQNPADLPLGQRVWEKTCLVLPAGEEERYRNVFTGEISPSRPQGDLRVLLLSELLADFPVALLERI; this is encoded by the coding sequence ATGCCCGACACACCCTTTGACGAGCCAAGAATCCCCGTCGCCACCTACCGGGTGCAGTTCCATGGCGAATTCGGCTTCAGCGACGCCCGGCAGATCGTTCCCTACCTGCGCGAGCTCGGGATCAGCGACCTCTATGCCTCCCCCTGCTTCCGGGCGAAGAAGGGGAGCCGCCACGGCTACGACATCGTCGATCCGAACGCCCTGAACCCGGAGGTGGGGAGCGAAGAAGAGTTTGAAGCCCTCATCGCCGAGCTCCGTCGCTGCGGCATGGGACTGATTCTCGACATCGTGCCGAACCACATGGGGATCGAGTCCCCGGAAAATCTCTGGTGGATGGACCTCCTCGAGAACGGTTCGAGCTCGCCCCACGCCGATTTCTTCGACGTCGACTGGGAGCCGGTGAAAAAGGAGCTGAAGAACAAGGTCCTCTCCCCCATCCTCGGCGATCAGTACGGTGCGGTCCTCGAGCGGGGGGAGCTGGTCCTGGCCTTCGAGGAGGGGGCGTTCTCCCTTCGTTACTACGACCACCGCCTGCCGATCCGGACCAAGAGTTCCAGCGCCATCCTCACCTGCCGCCTGGAGGAGCTGGAGGCGGCGCTTTCGGCCGACCACCCCGACTACCAGGAACTGCTGAGCATCGACACCGCCCTGAGAAACCTCCCCCCCCCGACGGAGGACGACCCGAAGAGGATCGCCGAACGCTTCCGGGAAAAGGAGGTCGTCCGGCGCCGTCTCGGCGCGCTCTACGGCAAAAGCCCGGAGATCAGAAGATTTATCGACGAAAACATCGCGCTCTTCAACGGCGAGCCGGGCGATGCGGAGAGCTTCGACCACCTCGACGAGCTCCTGCGGCGCCAGGTTTACCGCCTCTCCCATTGGCGGGTCGCCACCGAAGAAATCAACTACCGGCGCTTTTTCGACATCAACGGACTGGCGGCGCTCCGGGTGGAGAACCCGCAGGTCTTCGCCGAGACCCACCGGCTGATCTTCCGCCTCATCCGGGAGGGGAAGGTGACCGGCCTGCGAGTCGACCACCTCGACGGCCTCTACGACCCCGCCGACTACCTGGGGCAATTGCAGCGCGGCTGCTATCTCCAGCGCGGCCTCGCCGTCCTGGAAAACGCGGCGGGAAAGAGCCTCTCCGGGGCCGCGGAGGAAGAAGGCACGGCACGGCTTCTCCGCGACTGGACGGAGCGGATCGGCCGGGAGCCGGCCTTCAAGCCGTTCTACCTCATCGGCGAGAAGATCCTCCTCAAGGGGGAGAAGCTCCCCGAGGAGTGGCCGGTGTTCAACACCACCGGCTACGAGTTCGCCAACCTGGTCAACGGCCTCTTCGTCGAAACCGGCAACGCCCGGGCCTTCGACGCCCTCTATGAGAGGTTCATCCGCTCGGCGATGAATTTTCCCGACATCGCCTACGAAAAGAAAAAACTGGTCATGCAGGCGACCATGTCGGGGGAGATCAACACCCTCGGCCACCGCCTCAACGCCATCTCGGAAGTCAACCGCCACACGCGGGACTTCACCCTGAACAGCCTCATCAAGGCCCTGGTGGAGGTGATCGCCTTTTTCCCCGTTTACCGCACCTACACCGGGGCCGACGGAGTGGCGGACCGGGACCGCCGCTACGTGGAGTTCGCCATCGCCCGGGCGAAACGAAAAAATCCCGCCACCGACCCCTCCGTCTTCGACTTCGTCCGCAAGGTCCTCCTCCTCGACCTCTATGCCGGGGCGCCGGAGCGGCAGCGGGGGGAGTGGCTCGATTTCGTCCGCCGCTTCCAGCAGCTCTCTGGCCCGGTGACGGCCAAGGGGGTGGAAGACACGGCTTTTTACGTCTACAACCGGCTCGTCTCTCTCAACGAGGTCGGCGGAAGCCCTGAGCGCTTCGGTCTCCCCCTGGAGGCCTTCCACGGCCAGAACATCGAGCGCGGCCGCTCCCACCCCCAGGCGCTGCTGGCCACCTCGACCCACGACACCAAGCGCGGAGAGGATGTGCGGGGGCGCATCAACGTCCTTTCGGAGATCCCCGAGGCCTTTCGGGACGCGCTGGCCCGGTGGCGGCGCCTGAACAAGAAGAAAAAGACGCTGGTGGACGGACAGCCGGCGCCCGACCCGAACGAGGAGTATCTCCTGTACCAGACCCTCGTCGGAACCTGGCCGACGGCGCCGGCAACCGCCGAGGAATTTTTTGCCTTCAGGCAGAGGATCAGGGACTACATGCGCAAGGCGGTGCGGGAGGCGAAGGTCAATTCGAGCTGGATCCGCCCCAACGAGGCCTACGAAGAGGCGCTCCTGAGTTTCGTCGATCTCCTTTTGCAGGACCATCCCGGCAACCTTTTCCTCGCCGACCTAGGGGCGTTTCAGGTTCTGACGAGCCGCTGCGGGATGTTCAACGCCCTCTCCCAGACCCTGCTGAAGATGACGGCTCCCGGTCTTCCCGACTTTTACCAGGGGAGCGAACTCTGGGATCTGAGCCTCGTCGACCCGGACAACCGGCGGCCCGTCGATTTCGCCCTGCGGCGGCGTCACCTCGAAGAGCTTGGGAAAAGGGAGAAGGAGGAAGGATTGCTGAGGCTCGCCCGGGAGCTTGGCGAAACGATGGGGGACGGACGAATCAAGCTCTTTTTGATCCGCCAGGCCCTCGGACTCCGGAGGGCCCGGCGCCGGCTCTTCGAGGAGGGGAGTTATCTCCCCCTCGAGGTCCGCGGGGAACGCTCCGACCACGTCTGCGCCTTCGCGCGGAGGGAGGGGGAAAGGGAGGTCATCGTCGTGGCGCCGCGCTTATTCACCCGGCTGCTCCAGAACCCGGCAGACCTCCCCCTGGGGCAGAGGGTCTGGGAGAAGACCTGCCTCGTCCTCCCTGCCGGGGAGGAGGAGCGGTACCGCAACGTCTTTACCGGCGAAATCTCACCTTCCCGCCCCCAGGGGGATCTCAGGGTCCTCCTCCTCTCCGAGCTCCTGGCGGACTTCCCCGTGGCTCTCCTCGAAAGGATCTGA
- the lon gene encoding endopeptidase La: MDKEPEEIIDAEINGAPETAGQEDGLVLASEILPAGLPILPLRPRPAFPGLLIPMAISGQAEVAAVRQAMETPSQAIGLVLVRDLDGEDSPENLHRVGVVGKILKVIHADDETAHFLVNCMERFSIEEISEAGDGLFARVRYHSAPELQVNAELKAYSMAIIGTLKELVQINPLYTEEIKLFLNRSSMDDPGRLADFAANLTSADGQELQKILANYDVRKRIDLVLVLLKKELAVSRLQTKITKGIEEKVSAQQREFFLKEQLKAIKKELGLEKEGKTTEIEKFQKRLKKLKLNPEAEKTVAEELEKLALIEPSSPEYNVTRNYLDWLTILPWGLHSRDSFNLDKARRVLDRDHYGLEDVKERILEFIAVGKMKGDISGSILCLVGPPGVGKTSIGKSIAGALGRQFYRFSLGGIRDEAEIKGHRRTYIGAMPGKFIQAMKSAGTANPVLMLDEIDKIGASFQGDPASALLEVLDPEQNSTFRDHYLDVPFDLSNVLFVATANQIDTIPAALLDRTEVIHLSGYILEEKVEIARRYLIPKALEKHGLAKGQVTIRRAALKAIIDGYAREAGVRTLENRIRKIMRKAAMAFAGGSKEKIVIGAKDLQTYLGQPVFTTEEVFEGVAGVATGLAWTSHGGATLQIEATAMPSKTKGFKQTGQLGNVMVESSEIAYSYVMAHLEEYGTAADYFDNHFVHLHVPAGATPKDGPSAGVTMTTALLSMITGIPVKKKLGMTGELTLTGRVLPIGGVKEKTIASRRAGLKTLIFPEGNRNDFQELADYLKEGLEVHFAREYRDVYRIAFDQ; the protein is encoded by the coding sequence ATGGACAAAGAGCCGGAAGAAATCATCGACGCCGAGATTAACGGCGCACCCGAAACCGCCGGACAGGAAGATGGACTCGTCCTGGCCAGCGAGATCCTCCCCGCCGGGCTGCCGATCCTCCCCCTGCGCCCCCGCCCCGCCTTCCCCGGGCTGCTGATTCCCATGGCCATCAGCGGCCAGGCCGAGGTCGCCGCCGTGCGTCAGGCGATGGAGACCCCGTCCCAGGCCATCGGCCTGGTGCTGGTCCGGGATCTCGACGGCGAGGATTCGCCGGAGAATCTGCACCGCGTCGGCGTCGTCGGCAAGATTCTCAAGGTCATTCATGCCGACGATGAGACGGCCCACTTTCTCGTCAATTGCATGGAGCGCTTCTCCATCGAGGAAATCTCCGAAGCCGGCGACGGGCTCTTCGCCCGGGTCCGGTATCATTCAGCTCCTGAACTCCAGGTCAACGCCGAGCTCAAGGCCTACTCCATGGCGATCATCGGCACCCTCAAGGAGCTGGTGCAGATCAACCCCCTCTATACCGAGGAGATCAAACTCTTCCTCAACCGCTCAAGCATGGACGATCCGGGGCGGCTCGCCGATTTCGCCGCCAACCTCACCAGCGCCGACGGCCAGGAGCTGCAGAAAATCCTCGCCAACTACGACGTGCGCAAGCGCATCGATCTCGTCCTGGTCCTGCTGAAGAAGGAGCTTGCAGTCTCGCGCCTGCAGACCAAGATCACCAAGGGGATCGAGGAGAAGGTTTCGGCCCAGCAGCGGGAGTTCTTCCTCAAGGAGCAGCTCAAGGCGATCAAGAAGGAACTCGGTCTTGAAAAAGAGGGGAAGACGACCGAAATAGAAAAATTCCAGAAACGCCTGAAAAAGCTCAAACTCAACCCGGAAGCGGAAAAGACCGTTGCCGAGGAGCTGGAGAAGCTGGCCCTTATCGAACCCTCCAGCCCCGAGTACAACGTCACCCGCAACTATCTCGACTGGCTGACGATTCTCCCCTGGGGGCTCCACAGCCGCGACTCCTTCAACCTCGACAAGGCCCGGCGCGTCCTCGACCGCGACCACTACGGCCTGGAGGACGTCAAGGAGCGGATCCTCGAATTCATCGCCGTCGGCAAGATGAAGGGGGACATCTCCGGCTCGATCCTCTGCCTGGTCGGCCCTCCCGGAGTCGGCAAGACCTCCATCGGCAAGAGTATCGCCGGCGCCCTCGGCCGGCAGTTCTACCGCTTCTCCCTCGGCGGCATTCGGGACGAGGCCGAGATCAAGGGGCATCGCCGCACCTACATCGGCGCCATGCCCGGCAAGTTCATCCAGGCCATGAAGAGCGCCGGGACCGCCAATCCGGTGCTGATGCTCGACGAAATCGACAAGATCGGCGCCTCCTTCCAGGGGGATCCGGCCTCGGCCCTCCTCGAGGTCCTCGACCCGGAGCAAAACAGCACCTTCCGCGACCATTACCTCGACGTCCCCTTCGATCTCTCCAACGTCCTCTTCGTCGCCACCGCCAACCAGATCGACACCATCCCGGCGGCCCTCCTCGACCGCACGGAGGTGATCCACCTCTCCGGCTACATTCTCGAGGAGAAGGTCGAAATCGCCAGGCGCTACCTTATCCCCAAGGCGTTGGAAAAGCACGGCCTGGCCAAGGGGCAGGTGACCATCCGCCGCGCCGCCCTCAAGGCGATCATCGACGGCTACGCCCGGGAAGCCGGGGTGCGCACCCTGGAAAACCGCATCCGCAAGATCATGCGCAAGGCGGCCATGGCCTTTGCCGGCGGGAGCAAGGAAAAGATCGTCATCGGCGCCAAAGATCTCCAGACCTATCTCGGCCAGCCGGTCTTCACCACCGAGGAGGTTTTCGAAGGAGTCGCCGGGGTCGCCACCGGCCTGGCCTGGACCAGCCACGGCGGCGCGACGCTGCAGATCGAGGCCACCGCCATGCCGAGCAAGACCAAGGGATTCAAGCAGACGGGGCAGCTCGGCAACGTCATGGTGGAAAGCTCGGAGATCGCCTACTCCTACGTCATGGCGCACCTCGAAGAATACGGCACCGCCGCCGACTACTTCGACAACCACTTCGTCCACCTGCACGTCCCCGCCGGGGCCACCCCCAAGGACGGCCCCTCCGCCGGCGTCACCATGACCACCGCCCTCCTGTCGATGATCACCGGCATTCCGGTGAAGAAAAAACTCGGCATGACCGGGGAGCTGACGTTGACCGGCCGGGTCCTCCCCATCGGCGGGGTCAAGGAAAAGACCATCGCCTCCCGCCGCGCCGGCCTGAAGACGTTGATCTTCCCCGAGGGGAACCGCAACGACTTCCAGGAACTCGCCGACTACCTCAAGGAGGGGCTCGAGGTCCACTTCGCCCGGGAATACCGGGACGTCTACCGCATCGCCTTTGACCAGTAG
- the treZ gene encoding malto-oligosyltrehalose trehalohydrolase, producing the protein MTAADIPSAGGIPPWQLDLGATCLDNGRTRFRVWAPKADSLSVVLFSAETSRTLPLKRDEEGYFSGTAGETAPGDLYLYRFEDGTERPDPASRSQPRGVHGPSRIVDPSSHPWEDGEWEGLPLEDYLLYELHVGTFTMEGTFAAVIPRLDDLLELGVTAIELMPVAQFPGERNWGYDGAFPFAPQNSYGGPEGLKKLVDACHRKGLAVVLDVVYNHLGPEGNYLGSFGPYFTDRYRTPWGEAINFDGPDSDEVRRFFIGNALYWVTEYHVDALRLDAIHGIFDFSARHILQELAEAVHREGERLGRRVQVIAESSLNDVRTITPVHRGGHGLDAQWNDDFHHALHTLLTGEKDGYYRDFGDFSQLGKAFAEGFVYSGEYSPFRRRRHGSPSANLPPSRFVVFSQNHDQVGNRMRGERLSSQVSPEKLKLAAAAVLLSPFLPLLFMGEEYAERAPFPYFIHHGDAGLIEAVRQGRKEEFAAFAWQGEIPDPQAKATFLAAKVNPGQRREGMHRTLFEFYRQLIRLRKERPSLKTLRREGLEVIEFPTAKVLALHRHEGLDETLILFHFGEGEQTVSIATGNGPWSKLLDSADEEWGGSFPLAAAELAAEAEGTKVSLGPWSFVLYGRE; encoded by the coding sequence ATGACGGCTGCTGACATTCCATCCGCAGGGGGAATTCCTCCCTGGCAACTCGATCTCGGGGCGACCTGCCTCGACAACGGCAGAACACGCTTCCGCGTCTGGGCGCCGAAGGCCGACAGCCTCTCCGTTGTCCTCTTCTCCGCCGAAACCAGCCGGACGCTCCCCCTGAAAAGGGATGAAGAGGGTTACTTCTCCGGCACGGCCGGGGAAACGGCGCCCGGCGATCTCTACCTCTATCGGTTCGAGGACGGCACGGAGCGCCCCGATCCGGCCTCCCGCTCCCAGCCCCGGGGGGTGCACGGCCCCTCCCGGATCGTGGACCCCAGCAGCCACCCCTGGGAGGATGGCGAGTGGGAGGGGCTCCCCCTCGAAGACTATCTCCTCTACGAACTCCATGTCGGCACCTTCACCATGGAGGGGACCTTCGCGGCGGTCATCCCCCGCCTCGACGACCTGCTGGAGCTCGGGGTGACGGCCATCGAGCTGATGCCGGTGGCCCAGTTCCCCGGAGAGAGGAACTGGGGATACGACGGCGCCTTTCCCTTCGCCCCCCAGAACAGCTACGGCGGACCGGAGGGACTCAAGAAGCTCGTCGACGCCTGCCACCGCAAGGGGCTGGCGGTGGTCCTCGACGTCGTCTACAACCATCTCGGTCCGGAGGGGAACTACCTTGGCTCCTTCGGGCCGTACTTCACCGACCGCTACCGCACCCCCTGGGGGGAGGCAATCAACTTCGACGGCCCGGACAGCGACGAGGTGCGCCGCTTCTTTATCGGCAACGCCCTCTACTGGGTGACGGAGTACCACGTCGATGCCCTGCGTCTCGACGCCATTCACGGCATCTTCGATTTCAGCGCCCGACACATCCTCCAGGAGCTGGCCGAGGCGGTCCACCGGGAAGGAGAGCGGCTCGGGCGCCGGGTGCAGGTCATCGCCGAGAGTTCCCTCAACGATGTGCGCACCATCACCCCGGTACACCGCGGCGGCCACGGGCTCGACGCCCAGTGGAACGACGATTTTCACCACGCCCTGCACACCCTTCTCACCGGCGAAAAAGACGGCTACTACCGCGACTTCGGGGATTTTTCCCAGCTGGGCAAGGCCTTCGCCGAGGGGTTCGTCTATTCCGGGGAATATTCCCCCTTCCGCCGTCGGCGCCATGGCAGCCCTTCGGCCAACCTCCCCCCGAGCCGGTTCGTCGTCTTTTCCCAGAACCACGACCAGGTGGGGAACCGGATGCGCGGCGAGCGCCTGAGCAGCCAGGTCTCCCCGGAGAAGCTGAAGCTGGCCGCCGCAGCGGTCCTCCTCTCCCCCTTCCTCCCCCTCCTCTTCATGGGGGAGGAGTATGCAGAGCGCGCCCCCTTCCCCTATTTCATCCATCACGGCGACGCCGGGCTCATCGAGGCGGTGCGGCAGGGGCGAAAAGAGGAGTTTGCCGCCTTCGCCTGGCAGGGGGAGATCCCCGACCCCCAGGCGAAGGCGACCTTCCTGGCGGCGAAAGTCAACCCGGGACAGCGCCGGGAGGGGATGCACCGCACCCTTTTCGAATTCTACCGGCAGCTCATCCGCCTGCGCAAGGAGCGCCCCTCCCTGAAAACGCTCCGCCGGGAGGGGCTGGAGGTGATCGAGTTCCCCACCGCAAAGGTTCTGGCCCTGCACCGGCATGAGGGCCTCGACGAGACCCTGATCCTCTTCCATTTCGGCGAGGGGGAGCAAACCGTCTCCATCGCCACGGGGAATGGGCCCTGGAGCAAACTCCTCGATTCGGCGGACGAAGAATGGGGGGGGAGCTTCCCCCTGGCCGCCGCAGAGCTTGCGGCGGAAGCGGAGGGGACGAAGGTTTCGCTCGGTCCCTGGAGCTTCGTTCTCTACGGAAGGGAATAA